A stretch of the Coturnix japonica isolate 7356 chromosome 27, Coturnix japonica 2.1, whole genome shotgun sequence genome encodes the following:
- the SOST gene encoding sclerostin isoform X1 yields MQISWAVCSVCVLIQIASRVAGGWQVFKNDATEIIPEITENTETPMEQIYSNNNTMNQAKHGGRHIQQAPDPNDVSDFSCREMRITRYITEGPCRSLKPVKELVCSGQCVPSHLLPNSIGRGKWWRQNSPDYRCIPAHTRTQRIQMECPDGETRTYKFRAVTACKCKRYTRYHNQSELKDFGKEPVRPQKNKKSRLSRARSSKPSQHELENAY; encoded by the exons ATGCAGATCTCctgggctgtgtgctctgtCTGCGTCCTCATCCAAATCGCATCCCGGGTGGCTGGAGGGTGGCAAGTGTTCAAAAACGATGCGACAGAAATCATCCCTGAGatcactgaaaacacagagacCCCAATGGAGCAGATttacagcaacaacaacacGATGAACCAGGCAAAGCACGGGGGAAGGCACATACAGCAAGCTCCGGACCCTAATG ATGTCTCCGACTTCAGCTGCAGAGAGATGCGCATCACCCGCTACATAACAGAGGGGCCGTGCCGCAGCCTGAAGCCTGTGAAGGAGCTGGTGTGCTCGGGGCAGTGTGTCCCATCCCACCTCCTTCCCAACTCCATTGGCAGAGGGAAGTGGTGGAGGCAGAACTCCCCGGATTACCGCTGCATCCCAGCTCATACCCGCACTCAGCGCATCCAGATGGAGTGTCCCGACGGTGAGACTCGGACTTACAAATTCCGAGCTGTCACAGCCTGCAAGTGCAAGCGCTACACTCGATACCACAACCAGTCCGAGCTGAAGGACTTTGGGAAGGAGCCTGTCAGGCCACAGAAGAACAAGAAGTCACGTCTGTCCCGAGCCAGGAGCAGCAAACCGAGCCAGCATGAGCTGGAAAATGCCTATTAG
- the SOST gene encoding sclerostin isoform X2 produces MQISWAVCSVCVLIQIASRVAGGWQVFKNDATEIIPEITENTETPMEQIYSNNNTMNQAKHGGRHIHHTLTPISFADVSDFSCREMRITRYITEGPCRSLKPVKELVCSGQCVPSHLLPNSIGRGKWWRQNSPDYRCIPAHTRTQRIQMECPDGETRTYKFRAVTACKCKRYTRYHNQSELKDFGKEPVRPQKNKKSRLSRARSSKPSQHELENAY; encoded by the exons ATGCAGATCTCctgggctgtgtgctctgtCTGCGTCCTCATCCAAATCGCATCCCGGGTGGCTGGAGGGTGGCAAGTGTTCAAAAACGATGCGACAGAAATCATCCCTGAGatcactgaaaacacagagacCCCAATGGAGCAGATttacagcaacaacaacacGATGAACCAGGCAAAGCACGGGGGAAGGCACATACA TCACACACTAACACCCATCTCCTTTGCAGATGTCTCCGACTTCAGCTGCAGAGAGATGCGCATCACCCGCTACATAACAGAGGGGCCGTGCCGCAGCCTGAAGCCTGTGAAGGAGCTGGTGTGCTCGGGGCAGTGTGTCCCATCCCACCTCCTTCCCAACTCCATTGGCAGAGGGAAGTGGTGGAGGCAGAACTCCCCGGATTACCGCTGCATCCCAGCTCATACCCGCACTCAGCGCATCCAGATGGAGTGTCCCGACGGTGAGACTCGGACTTACAAATTCCGAGCTGTCACAGCCTGCAAGTGCAAGCGCTACACTCGATACCACAACCAGTCCGAGCTGAAGGACTTTGGGAAGGAGCCTGTCAGGCCACAGAAGAACAAGAAGTCACGTCTGTCCCGAGCCAGGAGCAGCAAACCGAGCCAGCATGAGCTGGAAAATGCCTATTAG